The Rhodococcus sp. X156 genome window below encodes:
- a CDS encoding TetR/AcrR family transcriptional regulator, whose product MTSEPATGAPPADVAPVRRRPKNRKAQIAATAAEAFSENGYHAVGVADIASRLGISGPALYRHFPNKYALFRHAAMTLADALVAATDEAAEQPAEDAEEQLRHALLAIIATTLDNRRTGGLYRWEGRYLRPADRARLREKITRVSRRLVDPLSQLRPELTARDAQVLGVAALSVIASTTAHRGTLSTDRARALLLQACWSVLRCELPSEPGVEAPPARVGLAVASKREVLLQESVALFHRRGYHEVSIEEIGAAAGMNASGVYRHFASKSDLLATAFHRASERLTQAITSSLAASRSPQEGLARLVEVYVELSFAQSELMSVYFAEIGNLPADQRATLRTMQRLNVEEWVHLLAEVRPDLAAAQARFLVHAAFGLVLDVGRLLRFSPTAEAHHRVEQLMLTTMLGRPASRSS is encoded by the coding sequence GTGACCAGTGAGCCAGCGACCGGCGCGCCGCCAGCGGACGTGGCTCCGGTCCGCCGGCGGCCGAAGAACCGCAAGGCCCAGATCGCCGCGACGGCGGCCGAGGCGTTCAGCGAGAACGGCTACCACGCGGTCGGCGTGGCCGACATCGCGTCCCGGCTGGGGATCTCCGGGCCGGCCCTCTACCGGCACTTCCCCAACAAGTACGCACTGTTCCGGCACGCCGCCATGACCCTGGCCGACGCCCTCGTGGCTGCGACTGACGAGGCAGCGGAGCAACCGGCCGAGGACGCCGAGGAGCAGCTGCGCCACGCGCTGCTGGCCATCATCGCCACCACCCTGGACAACCGGCGCACCGGTGGGCTCTACCGCTGGGAGGGCCGGTACCTGCGGCCGGCGGACCGCGCGCGGCTGAGGGAGAAGATCACTCGCGTCAGTCGTCGGCTGGTGGACCCGTTGAGCCAGCTGCGCCCGGAGCTGACCGCCCGGGACGCCCAGGTTCTCGGCGTGGCGGCGCTCAGCGTGATCGCCAGCACCACCGCGCACCGCGGCACCCTCTCCACGGACCGGGCGCGGGCGCTGCTGCTGCAGGCCTGCTGGTCGGTGCTGCGCTGCGAGCTGCCCAGCGAGCCGGGCGTCGAGGCTCCGCCGGCACGGGTGGGGCTGGCGGTGGCGTCCAAGCGCGAGGTGCTGCTGCAGGAGTCGGTGGCGCTGTTCCACCGCCGGGGCTACCACGAGGTGAGCATCGAGGAGATCGGCGCCGCCGCGGGGATGAACGCCTCCGGGGTGTACCGGCACTTCGCCAGCAAGAGCGACCTGCTGGCCACCGCCTTCCACCGCGCCTCGGAAAGGCTCACCCAGGCGATCACCTCGTCGCTGGCGGCCTCGCGGAGTCCGCAGGAGGGGCTGGCCCGGCTGGTCGAGGTCTACGTGGAGCTCTCCTTCGCGCAGAGCGAGCTGATGTCGGTGTACTTCGCCGAGATCGGCAACCTGCCCGCCGACCAGCGCGCGACGCTGCGCACGATGCAGCGGCTCAACGTCGAGGAGTGGGTGCACCTGCTCGCCGAGGTGCGCCCGGACCTGGCTGCGGCCCAGGCCCGCTTCCTGGTGCACGCCGCCTTCGGCCTGGTGCTCGACGTCGGTCGCCTCCTGCGCTTCTCCCCCACCGCCGAGGCGCACCACCGGGTCGAGCAGCTGATGCTCACGACGATGCTGGGCCGGCCGGCCTCCCGCTCGTCCTGA
- a CDS encoding enoyl-CoA hydratase yields the protein MGRPRVSGLLVSREGGVLRLTIDRPERMNALDGPTALALADALTKDAVQPDVRVVVIAGTGGAFCTGADVLAIASAEPPANQAEADARAQQTMDTANRLVRAIIELPLPVVAAVNGPAAGLGVSLALACDLVYAAEEAYFLLAFANVGLMPDGGASLLVPAALGRARANAMALLAEPMTAEHACATGLINEVLPAAELAERVDKVARRLARGPRRALELTKRALTASTLALLEDALERESVGQRELLGSPDFAEGIAAVLEHRRTRFA from the coding sequence GTGGGTCGGCCGCGCGTGAGCGGGCTGCTGGTGAGCCGGGAGGGCGGCGTCCTGCGGCTGACGATCGACCGGCCGGAGCGGATGAACGCCCTGGACGGGCCCACCGCCCTGGCGCTCGCCGACGCCCTGACCAAGGACGCCGTCCAGCCCGACGTGCGGGTGGTGGTCATCGCCGGCACCGGCGGCGCGTTCTGCACCGGTGCGGACGTGCTGGCCATCGCCAGCGCCGAGCCCCCGGCCAACCAGGCGGAGGCGGACGCCCGCGCCCAGCAGACGATGGACACCGCCAACCGGCTGGTGCGGGCCATCATCGAGCTGCCGCTGCCGGTCGTCGCGGCGGTCAACGGCCCCGCGGCCGGGCTCGGGGTGTCGCTGGCGCTGGCCTGCGACCTGGTCTACGCGGCCGAGGAGGCCTACTTCCTGCTGGCCTTCGCCAACGTCGGGCTGATGCCCGACGGCGGCGCCAGCCTGCTGGTGCCGGCAGCGCTCGGCCGGGCACGGGCCAACGCGATGGCGCTGCTGGCCGAGCCGATGACGGCCGAGCACGCCTGCGCGACGGGACTGATCAACGAGGTGCTCCCTGCGGCGGAGCTGGCTGAGCGGGTGGACAAGGTGGCCCGCCGCCTGGCGCGCGGGCCACGGCGTGCCCTCGAGCTCACCAAGCGCGCCCTCACTGCGTCCACCCTGGCGCTGCTGGAGGACGCGCTGGAGCGGGAGTCGGTGGGGCAGCGGGAGCTGCTGGGGTCCCCAGACTTCGCCGAGGGCATCGCCGCGGTGCTCGAGCACCGGCGCACTCGGTTCGCCTGA
- the fadD5 gene encoding fatty-acid--CoA ligase FadD5: MTVSADPTADLTADPAADLTAEPLRSRRSNWNNQVRRHALMKPAAVALRFEGAATSWSELDGRVTAFADALSRRGVGFGDRVLIVMLNRPEYLEVVLATNLLGAIAVPVNFRMTPPEIAFLVQDSGARAVVADALLAPLVAKVREQVSELEVSITVGGPAEGDVLGYEQLLTETGAAHAPVDVPDDTPALIMYTSGTTGRPKGAVLTHANLQAQAFTCIRALQMHGTDEVGFCAAPMFHIAALGSLAPSLLLGVPTVVHPTGAFDPGQLLDVLEAEGVTTLFLVPVQWQAVCAEQAARPRQLQLRVISWGAAPASDTVLRAMAETFPEALNVAVFGQTEMSPITCVLDGEDALRKLGSVGRVIPTIQARVVDDEMNDVRPGEVGEIVYRGPTLMQGYWQNPQGTADAFHGGWFHSGDVVRQDEEGFVFVVDRKKDMIISGGENVYCAEVENVLYEHPQIAEVAVIGRPDERWGEVPVAVAAVTGGELTITELSAWLDTRLARFKHPKDLVVVDALPRNASGKVVKGELRSAYPKVGAGSV; encoded by the coding sequence ATGACTGTCTCCGCCGACCCCACCGCCGACCTCACTGCCGACCCCGCTGCTGATCTCACCGCCGAGCCGCTGCGGTCGCGGCGCAGCAACTGGAACAACCAGGTCCGCCGGCACGCCCTGATGAAGCCGGCTGCGGTAGCGCTGCGCTTCGAGGGCGCCGCCACCAGCTGGAGCGAGCTCGACGGCCGGGTCACCGCCTTCGCCGACGCGCTCAGCCGCCGCGGCGTGGGCTTCGGCGACCGAGTGCTCATCGTGATGCTGAACCGCCCCGAGTACCTCGAGGTGGTGCTGGCCACCAACCTGCTCGGGGCCATCGCGGTGCCGGTCAACTTCCGGATGACCCCACCGGAGATCGCCTTCCTGGTGCAGGACAGCGGTGCCCGGGCCGTCGTCGCCGACGCCCTGCTGGCCCCGCTGGTGGCCAAGGTCCGCGAGCAGGTGAGCGAGCTGGAGGTCAGCATCACCGTCGGTGGCCCCGCCGAGGGCGACGTGCTCGGCTACGAGCAGCTGCTCACCGAGACCGGTGCGGCGCACGCCCCGGTGGACGTCCCGGACGACACCCCGGCGCTGATCATGTACACCTCCGGCACCACCGGCCGGCCCAAGGGCGCGGTGCTCACCCACGCCAACCTGCAGGCCCAGGCCTTCACCTGCATCCGGGCCCTGCAGATGCACGGCACCGACGAGGTCGGCTTCTGCGCCGCGCCGATGTTCCACATCGCCGCGCTGGGCAGCCTGGCGCCGTCGCTGCTGCTGGGGGTGCCCACCGTGGTGCACCCGACGGGCGCGTTCGACCCGGGTCAGCTGCTGGACGTGCTGGAGGCCGAGGGCGTGACCACGCTGTTCCTGGTGCCGGTGCAGTGGCAGGCGGTGTGTGCCGAGCAGGCGGCCCGGCCCAGGCAGCTGCAGCTGCGGGTGATCTCCTGGGGCGCGGCCCCGGCCTCGGACACGGTGCTGCGAGCGATGGCGGAGACCTTCCCGGAGGCGCTCAACGTCGCGGTGTTCGGCCAGACCGAGATGTCGCCCATCACCTGCGTGCTCGACGGCGAGGACGCGCTGCGCAAGCTGGGCTCGGTGGGCCGGGTCATCCCCACCATCCAGGCCCGGGTGGTGGACGACGAGATGAACGACGTCCGCCCCGGCGAGGTCGGCGAGATCGTCTACCGCGGCCCCACGCTCATGCAGGGCTACTGGCAGAACCCGCAGGGCACCGCGGATGCGTTCCACGGCGGCTGGTTCCACTCCGGCGACGTGGTGCGCCAGGACGAGGAGGGCTTTGTCTTCGTCGTCGACCGCAAGAAGGACATGATCATCTCCGGCGGGGAGAACGTCTACTGCGCCGAGGTGGAGAACGTGCTCTACGAGCACCCGCAGATCGCCGAGGTCGCCGTCATCGGCCGACCCGACGAGCGCTGGGGCGAGGTCCCGGTGGCGGTGGCCGCGGTCACCGGCGGTGAGCTGACCATCACCGAGCTCTCCGCGTGGCTGGACACCCGGCTGGCGCGCTTCAAGCACCCCAAGGACCTGGTGGTGGTGGACGCGCTGCCGCGCAACGCCAGCGGCAAGGTCGTCAAGGGCGAGCTGCGCTCGGCCTATCCGAAGGTGGGAGCCGGCTCGGTCTGA
- a CDS encoding NAD(P)H-dependent oxidoreductase, which translates to MKVVVVAGNPKPGSRTLEAATLVASALTGEEPAEVIDVITLGPGLLGWGDAGVQAAVATVQAADLVVVASPTFKATYTGVLKLFLDQFATGDGLRGVVVVPLMLGAGPTHAMAPDLFLKHVLVELGATAPAPGLFLLDSTYSSDTRVADYAARWGAVLTAAASSRTETS; encoded by the coding sequence ATGAAGGTAGTGGTGGTCGCGGGCAACCCGAAGCCGGGCTCACGCACGCTCGAGGCGGCAACCCTGGTGGCCAGCGCGCTCACCGGCGAGGAGCCCGCCGAGGTCATCGACGTCATCACCCTGGGGCCGGGTCTGCTCGGCTGGGGTGATGCCGGGGTGCAGGCGGCGGTGGCGACCGTGCAGGCGGCGGATCTGGTGGTGGTGGCCAGCCCGACGTTCAAGGCGACCTACACCGGGGTGCTCAAGCTCTTCCTCGACCAGTTCGCCACCGGCGACGGGCTGCGGGGCGTGGTGGTGGTCCCGCTGATGCTCGGGGCCGGACCCACGCACGCGATGGCGCCGGACCTGTTCCTCAAGCACGTGCTGGTCGAGCTGGGGGCCACTGCGCCGGCACCGGGACTGTTCCTGCTTGACTCGACGTACAGCAGCGATACTCGAGTCGCCGACTACGCGGCCCGGTGGGGAGCTGTGCTCACCGCCGCCGCCAGCTCACGAACGGAGACTTCATGA
- a CDS encoding flavin reductase family protein, with the protein MTTPSTFDQGELRNAFGQFPSGVVAVCAEIDGTPVGMAASSFVAVSLEPPLVAFCVQNTSSTWPRLRACQRIGISVLGEAHDGAARTLAAKTGDRFAGLTLRTSDDGAVFIEGATTWLDTTVTEEVPAGDHAIVLMAVNSFEVLQDVAPIVFHGSKFRKLAADAG; encoded by the coding sequence ATGACCACCCCCAGCACCTTCGACCAGGGCGAGCTGCGCAACGCCTTCGGACAGTTCCCCAGCGGCGTGGTGGCGGTGTGCGCCGAGATCGACGGCACCCCCGTGGGCATGGCCGCCAGCAGCTTCGTCGCGGTGTCCCTGGAGCCGCCGCTGGTGGCCTTCTGCGTGCAGAACACCTCGTCCACCTGGCCGCGGCTGCGGGCCTGTCAGCGCATCGGCATCAGCGTGCTGGGGGAGGCCCACGACGGCGCCGCCCGCACCCTGGCCGCCAAGACCGGCGACCGCTTCGCCGGGCTCACCCTGCGCACCAGCGACGACGGTGCGGTGTTCATCGAGGGCGCGACCACGTGGCTGGACACCACCGTCACCGAGGAGGTCCCCGCTGGTGACCACGCCATCGTGCTGATGGCGGTCAACTCCTTCGAGGTGCTGCAGGACGTGGCGCCGATCGTCTTCCACGGCAGCAAGTTCCGCAAGCTCGCCGCCGACGCGGGCTAG
- a CDS encoding molybdopterin oxidoreductase family protein, producing MPTKTHCPYCSLQCGMTLTAPAPDAPADALPLTVAPQEDFPTNLGGLCAKGWTSAELLAHPERLTQPLVRDSRHEPLRPTTWDDALDRVVAGIRRSQDAHGRDSVGCFGGGGLTNEKAYQLGKFARVALGTASIDYNGRFCMSSAANAAGRAFGIDRGLPFPLADVAHADAVLLVGSNPADTMPPAMQFFDAGRERGARHVVVDPRLTGTARRAELHLQPVPGTDLALANGMLNIAIREGLVDHDYLAERTTGFEAVRRAVRLYWPDRVERITGVPEADLVAAVHLLAEAPRAMILTARGAEQHSSGSDTVMAYINLALALGLPGRPYSGYGTITGQGNGQGGREHGQKADQLPGYRRLDDPAARAHVAGVWGVHPDELPQPGVSAYEMLDTLGTDGGVRALLVTASNIVVSAPRAAHVTERLRALDLLVVSDFFLSETAALADVVLPTTQWAEETGTMTNLEGRVILRQQAIDAPDGARTDLWIMRELAERLGRPFFSDDPEVVFAELGRASAGGKADYSGLSHQRLAQDQGVFWPCPSPRHPGTPRLFTVDFPTPDRRAHLHPVEHKGTAEVPDEEYPYYLSTGRLARQYQSGTQTRRVPSLAADGAGAAVQLHRDLAQRLGVGDGALVQLRTRRGKAVMAVEVVAGIRPDTVFAPFHWGGESNANLLTNPVLDPYSRMPEFKVCAVALDRADLADPARPTDTESEPSHA from the coding sequence ATGCCGACCAAGACGCACTGCCCGTACTGCTCGCTGCAGTGCGGCATGACCCTCACCGCCCCGGCTCCCGACGCCCCGGCTGACGCCCTGCCGCTCACGGTCGCGCCGCAGGAGGACTTCCCCACCAACCTCGGCGGGCTGTGCGCCAAGGGCTGGACCTCCGCCGAGCTGCTGGCCCACCCCGAGCGGCTCACCCAGCCGCTGGTGCGTGACTCCCGGCACGAACCACTGCGCCCCACCACCTGGGACGACGCGCTCGACCGGGTGGTGGCCGGCATCCGCCGCAGCCAGGACGCCCACGGCCGCGACAGCGTGGGCTGCTTCGGCGGCGGCGGCCTCACCAACGAGAAGGCCTACCAGCTGGGCAAGTTCGCCCGGGTGGCGCTGGGTACGGCGTCCATCGACTACAACGGCCGCTTCTGCATGTCCTCGGCCGCCAACGCCGCCGGGCGGGCCTTCGGCATCGACCGCGGCCTGCCCTTCCCGCTGGCCGACGTCGCCCACGCCGACGCCGTGCTGCTGGTGGGCAGCAACCCGGCCGACACCATGCCCCCGGCCATGCAGTTCTTCGACGCCGGCCGCGAGCGCGGCGCCCGCCACGTCGTCGTCGACCCCCGCCTGACCGGCACCGCCCGTCGCGCCGAGCTGCACCTGCAGCCGGTGCCCGGCACCGACCTGGCCCTGGCCAACGGCATGCTCAACATCGCCATCCGCGAGGGCCTGGTCGACCACGACTACCTCGCCGAGCGCACCACCGGCTTCGAGGCGGTGCGCCGGGCGGTGCGGCTGTACTGGCCCGACCGGGTGGAGCGCATCACCGGCGTCCCCGAGGCCGACCTGGTGGCGGCGGTGCACCTGCTGGCCGAGGCGCCGCGGGCGATGATCCTCACCGCCCGCGGTGCTGAGCAGCACAGCTCCGGCTCGGACACGGTGATGGCCTACATCAACCTGGCGCTGGCCCTGGGCCTGCCCGGACGGCCCTACTCCGGCTACGGCACCATCACCGGCCAGGGCAACGGGCAGGGCGGTCGCGAGCACGGACAGAAGGCCGACCAGCTGCCCGGCTACCGCCGCCTGGACGACCCCGCGGCGCGGGCGCACGTGGCGGGGGTGTGGGGCGTGCACCCCGACGAGCTGCCGCAGCCGGGGGTCTCCGCCTACGAGATGCTCGACACCCTGGGCACCGACGGCGGGGTGCGGGCGCTGCTGGTCACCGCTTCCAACATCGTGGTGTCCGCCCCGCGGGCCGCGCACGTCACCGAGCGGCTGCGGGCGCTGGACCTGCTGGTGGTGTCGGACTTCTTCCTCTCCGAGACCGCGGCCCTGGCCGACGTGGTGCTGCCCACCACCCAGTGGGCCGAGGAGACCGGCACCATGACCAACCTGGAGGGCCGGGTCATCCTGCGGCAGCAGGCCATCGACGCCCCGGACGGTGCGCGCACCGACCTGTGGATCATGCGTGAGCTGGCCGAGCGCCTCGGCCGGCCGTTCTTCTCCGACGACCCGGAGGTGGTGTTCGCCGAGCTCGGCCGCGCCAGCGCCGGCGGCAAGGCCGACTACTCCGGGCTCAGCCACCAGCGCCTCGCCCAGGACCAGGGCGTGTTCTGGCCGTGTCCCTCCCCGCGGCACCCCGGCACCCCGCGGCTGTTCACGGTGGACTTCCCCACGCCGGACCGGCGTGCCCACCTGCACCCGGTGGAGCACAAGGGCACCGCGGAGGTGCCCGACGAGGAGTACCCCTACTACCTGAGCACCGGCCGCCTGGCCCGGCAGTACCAGTCGGGAACCCAGACCCGGCGAGTGCCGTCCCTGGCCGCCGACGGGGCCGGTGCCGCGGTGCAGCTGCACCGCGACCTGGCCCAGCGCCTGGGCGTGGGCGACGGAGCCCTGGTCCAGCTGCGCACCCGTCGGGGCAAGGCGGTGATGGCAGTGGAGGTGGTGGCGGGCATCCGCCCGGACACCGTCTTCGCACCCTTCCACTGGGGCGGGGAGTCCAACGCCAACCTGCTCACCAACCCGGTCCTGGACCCGTACTCCCGCATGCCCGAGTTCAAGGTCTGCGCCGTCGCGCTGGACCGTGCCGACCTTGCTGACCCAGCCCGCCCCACCGACACCGAGAGCGAGCCGAGCCATGCCTGA
- a CDS encoding molybdopterin oxidoreductase, which translates to MPDSSTPRFLQGVFAFDGKGLDSPLPLSPELRYSVPPGATTQPVYFRGGNSAPEMITVVLVRDGAPMRYFPIAASGACHVPLRVVEDLLGDTVLEIHVAAPEGCSGTVVVDLGLVEV; encoded by the coding sequence ATGCCTGACAGCAGCACTCCCCGATTCCTGCAGGGCGTCTTCGCCTTCGACGGCAAGGGCCTGGACAGCCCCTTGCCGCTGTCCCCCGAGCTGCGCTACTCGGTGCCGCCGGGAGCCACCACCCAACCGGTCTACTTCCGCGGCGGCAACAGCGCGCCGGAGATGATCACCGTGGTGCTGGTGCGCGACGGAGCGCCCATGCGCTACTTCCCCATCGCCGCCTCCGGGGCCTGTCACGTGCCGCTGCGAGTGGTGGAGGACCTGCTGGGCGACACCGTGCTGGAGATCCACGTGGCCGCTCCGGAGGGGTGCAGCGGGACCGTGGTGGTCGACCTGGGGCTGGTGGAGGTCTGA
- the nirB gene encoding nitrite reductase large subunit NirB encodes MTLLEEAPAARNGHEPSRSRLVVVGNGMAGVRAVEEILARDGAGQFAITVFGDEPYGNYNRILLSNVLAGSDDTSEIYLNPVDWYTDNDIDLRAGVRVVRIDRFAKVVLADDGSTLHYDRLVIATGSRSFFPPMEGMWADNTTLTAGVFGFRSLDDCSGMIDYAAGKARAVVIGGGLLGLEAARGLQNRGLEVEVVHAAPTLMNAQLDDDAGAILRRSVENLGITVHTEKRTEKVLSADGAVTGIEFSDGTQVPCDMLVVSAGIRPNVGLAVRAGLTVERAIVVDDHLRSVDDENIYVVGECAQHRGQVYGLVAPLWEQATVLAEHLTGTNPKAVYQGSRMATKLKVAGVDVAAMGLKHPEHPDDEFVQFSEPRNGIYKTIVVRDGKLVGATLVGDVSKVAFLMQAFDRGLPLPEERISLMFDLGTPSVEVGAAELADDAQVCNCNGVSKAAIVSCVQGGQKTVSGVSAATRAGKGCGSCKGLLGQVVEWAAGGAVEEDASASWYVPGVPYAKPELMRLIRELELHSVSSVFAALAPEAAEDAQSKMGLASLLQMMWAEEYVEEHDARFINDRVHANIQRDGTFSVVPQMKGGVTSSEQLRKIADVADKYEVPLIKLTGGQRIDLLGIRKEDLPAVWADLDMPSGFAYGKSFRTVKTCVGTDFCRFGVGDSTALGIAIEERFKGIAGPGKMKLAVTGCPRNCAEALCKDLGVVAVEGGRWEIYVGGAAGAHVRKGDLLATVTSAAEVMTLTGRFLQYYRESANWLERTYSWVPRMGIEHLRAVVVDDSEGIAERLDAEMQKAVDAYRDPWTDGREPATPGQFRPSLPLTVLPQVPVR; translated from the coding sequence ATGACGCTGCTCGAGGAAGCCCCAGCCGCCCGCAACGGCCACGAGCCGTCGCGCTCGCGCCTGGTCGTGGTGGGCAACGGGATGGCCGGGGTGCGCGCCGTGGAGGAGATCCTGGCCCGCGACGGTGCGGGGCAGTTCGCCATCACCGTCTTCGGCGACGAGCCCTACGGCAACTACAACCGCATCCTGCTGTCCAACGTGCTGGCCGGCTCCGACGACACCTCGGAGATCTACCTCAACCCCGTCGACTGGTACACCGACAACGACATCGACCTGCGCGCCGGCGTCCGCGTGGTGCGCATCGACCGCTTCGCCAAGGTGGTGCTGGCCGACGACGGCAGCACCCTGCACTACGACCGCCTCGTCATCGCCACCGGCAGCCGCTCCTTCTTCCCGCCGATGGAGGGCATGTGGGCGGACAACACCACGCTCACCGCGGGTGTCTTCGGCTTCCGCAGCCTGGACGACTGCTCCGGGATGATCGACTACGCCGCCGGCAAGGCCCGCGCAGTGGTGATCGGCGGTGGGCTGCTGGGGCTGGAGGCCGCGCGCGGGCTGCAGAACCGCGGCCTGGAGGTGGAGGTGGTGCACGCCGCGCCCACCCTGATGAACGCCCAGCTCGACGACGACGCCGGCGCCATCCTGCGCCGGTCGGTGGAGAACCTGGGCATCACCGTGCACACCGAGAAGCGCACCGAGAAGGTGCTCAGCGCCGACGGCGCCGTCACCGGCATCGAGTTCTCCGACGGCACCCAGGTGCCCTGCGACATGCTCGTGGTCTCCGCCGGAATCCGGCCCAACGTGGGACTGGCCGTGCGGGCCGGGCTCACCGTGGAGCGCGCCATCGTCGTCGACGACCACCTGCGCTCGGTGGACGACGAGAACATCTACGTGGTGGGGGAGTGCGCCCAGCACCGCGGCCAGGTCTACGGGCTGGTCGCACCGCTGTGGGAGCAGGCGACCGTGCTGGCCGAGCACCTCACCGGCACCAACCCCAAGGCCGTCTACCAGGGCTCCCGGATGGCCACCAAGCTCAAGGTCGCCGGCGTGGACGTGGCCGCCATGGGGCTCAAGCACCCGGAGCACCCCGACGATGAGTTCGTCCAGTTCTCCGAGCCGCGCAACGGCATCTACAAGACGATCGTGGTGCGCGACGGCAAGCTGGTGGGCGCCACCCTGGTGGGCGACGTGAGCAAGGTGGCGTTCCTCATGCAGGCGTTCGACCGCGGGCTGCCGCTGCCCGAGGAGCGCATCTCGCTGATGTTCGACCTGGGCACCCCGTCGGTGGAGGTGGGGGCGGCCGAGCTGGCCGACGACGCCCAGGTCTGCAACTGCAACGGGGTGAGCAAGGCGGCCATCGTCAGCTGCGTGCAGGGCGGGCAGAAGACGGTGAGCGGGGTCTCCGCCGCCACCCGGGCCGGCAAGGGCTGCGGCTCGTGCAAGGGACTGCTGGGCCAGGTCGTGGAGTGGGCGGCCGGCGGCGCGGTGGAGGAGGACGCCTCGGCCAGCTGGTACGTGCCCGGCGTGCCCTACGCCAAGCCGGAGCTGATGCGGCTGATCCGTGAGCTCGAGCTGCACTCGGTGTCGTCGGTGTTCGCCGCCCTGGCGCCGGAGGCCGCCGAGGACGCCCAGTCCAAGATGGGCCTGGCCTCGCTGCTGCAGATGATGTGGGCCGAGGAGTACGTGGAGGAGCACGACGCACGGTTCATCAACGACCGGGTGCACGCCAACATCCAGCGCGACGGCACCTTCTCGGTGGTTCCGCAGATGAAGGGCGGGGTGACCAGCTCCGAGCAGCTGCGCAAGATCGCCGACGTCGCCGACAAGTACGAGGTGCCGCTGATCAAGCTCACCGGCGGTCAGCGCATCGACCTGCTCGGCATCCGCAAGGAGGACCTGCCCGCGGTGTGGGCCGACCTGGACATGCCCTCGGGCTTCGCCTACGGCAAGAGCTTCCGCACGGTGAAGACCTGCGTGGGCACCGACTTCTGCCGCTTCGGGGTGGGCGACTCCACCGCCCTGGGCATCGCCATCGAGGAGCGCTTCAAGGGCATCGCCGGCCCAGGGAAGATGAAGCTGGCCGTCACCGGGTGCCCGCGCAACTGTGCCGAGGCGCTGTGCAAGGACCTCGGGGTGGTGGCGGTGGAGGGCGGCCGCTGGGAGATCTACGTGGGCGGGGCCGCGGGTGCACACGTGCGCAAGGGGGACCTGCTCGCCACCGTCACCAGCGCCGCGGAGGTGATGACGCTGACCGGTCGCTTCCTGCAGTACTACCGGGAGAGCGCCAACTGGCTGGAGCGCACCTACAGCTGGGTGCCGCGGATGGGTATCGAGCACCTCCGCGCAGTGGTGGTGGACGACAGCGAGGGCATCGCCGAGCGCCTGGACGCGGAGATGCAGAAGGCGGTGGACGCCTACCGCGACCCGTGGACGGACGGCAGGGAACCGGCCACCCCCGGGCAGTTCCGCCCCTCGCTGCCGCTGACCGTGCTCCCCCAGGTGCCGGTCCGGTGA
- a CDS encoding Rieske 2Fe-2S domain-containing protein, with amino-acid sequence MEEVDAPVVGHLEDIPVGEGRAFAVAGDQVAVFRLRDGSLRALDAVCPHRGGPLADGLTDERVVVCPLHGYTYDLATGQEMSSGATGVCAYQVSADEGGAIRIGPRIAR; translated from the coding sequence CTGGAGGAGGTGGACGCCCCGGTGGTGGGCCACCTCGAGGACATCCCGGTGGGGGAGGGCCGGGCCTTCGCGGTCGCCGGTGACCAGGTGGCGGTGTTCCGGCTGCGGGACGGCTCGCTGCGGGCGCTGGACGCGGTCTGTCCGCACCGGGGCGGCCCGCTGGCCGACGGCCTCACCGACGAGCGGGTGGTGGTCTGCCCGCTGCACGGCTACACCTACGACCTGGCCACCGGGCAGGAGATGTCCAGCGGGGCAACGGGAGTGTGTGCCTACCAGGTGAGCGCCGACGAGGGCGGAGCCATCAGGATCGGTCCACGAATCGCACGGTGA
- a CDS encoding MarR family transcriptional regulator, translating to MVVATEVHLTLARLSRQLRRARRPTELAVGAISALDALVRLGPTRLGDLAAREQVAAPTMSRIVAMLETEGYVERSPDPQDGRARLFGATEQGELLITGVVSERTRALADRLDRLSPSQRDGLIEGLRALESTFSWDDPAGASR from the coding sequence ATGGTGGTCGCGACGGAGGTGCACCTGACCCTGGCGCGGCTGTCCCGCCAGCTCCGCCGCGCACGTCGCCCCACCGAGCTCGCCGTCGGGGCGATCTCTGCGCTGGACGCCCTGGTGCGCCTCGGGCCCACCCGCCTCGGTGACCTCGCCGCTCGTGAGCAGGTGGCCGCGCCGACCATGTCGCGGATCGTGGCGATGCTGGAGACCGAGGGCTACGTCGAGCGCAGCCCCGACCCGCAGGACGGCCGCGCCCGTCTCTTCGGGGCCACCGAGCAGGGGGAGCTGCTGATCACCGGGGTGGTCTCCGAGCGCACGCGGGCCCTGGCCGACCGCCTGGACCGGCTCTCCCCGAGCCAGCGGGACGGGCTGATCGAGGGCCTGCGGGCGCTGGAAAGCACCTTCTCCTGGGACGACCCGGCCGGGGCTAGTCGCTGA